GTAGGATGTTGTAAGAGGAAAGGAATTCCCGTGGGAAGACTCTTTGATGGCCCGTGGCCAATTGTCATTATCATCGTTGTTGCGCTGTTGCTTTTTGCCGCGCCTAAACTCCCTGCCATGGCCCGCAGCCTGGGCCAGTCCATGCGGATCATCAAGTCCGAAGTCAAGGAAATGAAGAACGACGGCAAGACCGACGCCACAGACACCGAATCGGGACCGGTGGAGGGCAAAGTCGTTAACCATCCGCACCCGAATCCTGCACCGACCCAGCACGGCGAGCCGACCAACGGCACCGACGTTCCGCCGTCGAACCGCGCATAACGCACAGTGGCACTGACGCGGGGCCGTAAATCCAACCCTGAGGGGCGGATGGCTCTTTGGGACCACCTCAAGGAGCTCAAGAACCGGCTGATCAAATCAGCAATTGCGGTGGTGCTCGCTGCCGTCGGCGGCTGGTTCCTTTACGATCCCGTCGTCAGCAGCCTGTCGGCTCCGCTGATCTCCATAGCGCACGAGACCGGCCGGACGGCCGTCCTTAACTTCGCCACCATCGCGGACCCGTTTGCCTTCAAAATCCAGATTGCCATCCAGATCGGGCTGGTGATCTCCAGCCCTGTCTGGATCTATCAGGTCTGGGCATTCATCACCCCGGGCCTGACTCGCAAGGAGCGAGGCTACACGCTCGGTTTTATGGCGGCGGCGGTGCCTTTGTTCCTGGCCGGCGTGTACGTTGCGTGGCTTGTTTTTCCTACGGTAGTCAGGGCTCTGCTTCAGTTCACGCCGCAGACCGGCGCGAACAACATTTCCGCCACCGACTACCTCACCTTCGCCACGCAGATGTTGCTGATCCTGGGTGTCTCCTTCCTGGTTCCCGTGATTCTGGTCGGCATCAACATGGCCGGAGTGGTGCGGGGCCGGACCATCCTCAAAGCCTGGCGGATCATCGTCTTCCTCGTTTTTGTCCTGGCCGCACTTGCCGCGCCGGGGACGGACGCGCTGTCCATGTTCCTGCTGGCCGCCCCACTGCTGGTCCTGTTTTTCGCGGCCATCGGGCTGTGTATTTTCAACGACAAGCGCCGGGACAAGAGGCAGGCGAAACGGGTTGCCGAGACGGACGCAACAGCCGACATCGCAACCCCTGGCAGCGAACTGAAGAACCTGTAGGGCGCAGCGCATTAGGCTTGAAGCATGTCCTCTATTTCCGGGCCGCTCTCGCCCTCTGAAAGTTACCGGGCCAGCGCGGAACGCACAGCCGAGGCGCGCACCTACCTCGGCGGTTTTGTCCGCACCCTCGATTTCGAACTTGACGAATTCCAGCGTCTTGCCTGCCGCTCGCTGCAGGAAGGCAGGGGAGTGCTGGTTGCGGCCCCTACCGGTGCCGGCAAGACCATCGTGGGCGAGTTTGCCATCTACCTCGCGTTGGAGCGGCACCTTAAGGCCTTCTACACCACCCCCATCAAGGCTCTGAGCAACCAGAAGTTCACCGAACTCGCGGAGAAGTACGGGGCGGAAAACGTCGGGCTGCTGACCGGGGACACCAGCATCAACGGCGACGCCCCCGTGGTGGTCATGACCACAGAAGTCCTTCGGAACATGCTGTACGCCGACTCGGCCACCCTGGACGACCTCGGCTTTGTGGTGATGGACGAAGTCCACTACCTTGCGGACCGGTTCCGCGGCGCAGTGTGGGAGGAAGTGATCATCCACCTTCCCAGTGAAGTCCAGGTTGTGTCCCTCAGCGCCACGGTTTCAAACGCGGAAGAATTCGGCGCGTGGCTGGATACCGTGCGCGGTGACACGGACATCATTGTCTCGGAGCACAGGCCCGTGCCCCTGTGGCAGCACGTCATGGTGGGCCGGGAAATCGTGGACCTGTTCGCCGGGGAAACCACCTTCGACGAAATTGCGCCGCCGGCCGACGCGGAGACCGGTACACCCCTGGCGGTCCGTGAAGCGACGGAGCCTGGGCGGGGCCTCCCGCTCCGCGATGGCGGGGCCGGCCCGGGCTTCGAGGTCAACCCCGACCTGCTGGCAATGGCCCGCAGCGAAAGTCAGGACAGCTTCCGCGGCCGGTTCGGCCACGGCGGACGCAGCCAGCGCCGGCAGCACAAGCAGCGCTCTGATGCCCGCGCTCCGCAGGGTTCCCAACCCGGCGCCGCCCGGAGGGCCAGCAGGTCCCAGGTGATCGCCAGCCTGGACCGGCAGGACCTGCTCCCCGCCATCACCTTCATTTTCTCCCGGGCCGGGTGCGACGCCGCGGTGGCACAGTGCGTCTCCTCAGGCCTGTGGCTGACCACGGAGAAGGAGCAGCGGATCATCGCCGGTCGCGTTGACGAGGCCGCACAGGACATCCCGTCCGATGACCTGGACGTTCTGGGTTTCTGGACGTGGCGGGAGGGCCTGCTGCGGGGATTCGCCGCCCACCATGCGGGGATGCTGCCCACCTTCAAGGAGGTGGTGGAAAAGCTGTTCGTTGAGGGCCTGGTCAAGGCGGTCTTCGCCACCGAAACTCTTGCCTTGGGCGTGAACATGCCTGCCCGGTCTGTCGTTTTGGAAAAGTTGGACAAGTTTAACGGCGAAGCCCACGTGGACATCACGGCGGGGGAGTACACGCAGCTGACCGGCCGGGCTGGCCGTCGCGGCATCGACGTCGAGGGCCATGCCGTTGTCCTTTGGCAGCCCGGTACGGATCCGGCCGCGGTGGCAGGACTTGCTTCCCGCCGAACATACCCTCTGAATTCGAGTTTCCGGCCCACCTACAACATGAGCATCAATCTGCTGGCCCAGTTCGGCCGGACCCGCGCCCGCGAAATCCTGGAGTCCTCGTTCGCCCAATTCCAGGCCGACCGGTCCGTGGTTGGCCTCGCCAAGCAGGTGCGCAGCAGGGAAGAGTCCCTCGCGGGCTACGCCAAATCGATGACGTGCCACCTCGGTGACTTCACCGAGTATGCCCGGCTGCGCCGCGAGCTCTCCGACGCCGAAAACATCACCTCACGCACGAAGTCCCGTGCCAGGAAGTCCCTCAACGAAGACTCGCTGGCCCGGCTCATGCCCGGCGACGTTGTGGACGTGCCGGGCGGGCGTGCGCCCGGCCTGGCCGTGGTGCTCAGTTCGGACCACAGCGGCCGGGAGCCGCGGCCCGCCGTTCTGACGCTGGACAACCAGCTCCGCCGGATCGGCACCGAAGACCTTGAAGGCCCGATTTCTCCCCTGACCAGGATTCGGATTCCCAAGGCGTTTAATGCCAAGGTCCCCAAATCCCGGCGCGATCTTGCCTCGTCCGCCCGCAATGCCTTGCGTGAAAACCGCCCCCCGGCTCCGGGCCGCAGTACCGACTTCGGGCTTGGCAGCGTCACGCCCACCCAGGAAAAACGGATCAGCGAGCTGCGCCGGGCACTCCGGGCCCACCCGTGCCACGGGTGCAGCGAGCGTGAGGACCATGCCCGCTGGTCGGAGCGCTGGTGGAAGCTGCGCCGCGAAACGGACGGTCTGATCCGTCAGATCCAAGGGCGCACCAACACCATTGCCAAGACCTTTGACCGGGTCTGCGACGTCCTCTCAGCCTACGGTTATCTGGAGGCCGGTACTGATGGCCGCCTGTCCATCAGCACAGATGGCCAGCGCCTGCGCCGGATCTACGGCGAGAAGGACCTCCTGATCTCCCAGTCGCTGCGTTTGGGTGCCTTTGATGACCTGGACGCCGTCGAGGTCGCAGCTTTGGCGAGCGTCCTGGTCTACCAGGCCAAGCGCGAGGACAGGGGCCTCCGCCCGCGGATGCCCAGCATCGCACTCGAATCGTCCGTGGACCTGGTAGTCCGTGAGTGGTCAGCCCTTGAAGACGTGGAGGAACAAAACAAGCTGCCGCTCACCGGTGAACCCGAGCTGGGGCTGGTGTGGCCCATGTACAAGTGGGCGAAGGGCCGGCACCTCCAGGAGGTGCTGAACGGAACGGACCTGGCCGCAGGAGACTTTGTCCGCTGGGTTAAGCAGGTCATCGACCTTCTGGACCAGTTGGCCAAGATTCCGGGCCTGGATCCGCGGCTGGCCAGGCTGTGTTCGGAAGCCATCTCGCTCATCCGCCGCGGCGTGGTGGCTTACTCCTCCGTCCTGTGAACCATTCCGTCCTTTGAACCATCGCGTCCTCTGTACCAGCGCGGCCGCACGCCGTCCCCACAGCACTTTCCATCATCAGCAGCGATTGCTGCGTCCCCCATCCAGGAGCCTTGCCCCATGACTGAACGTCCCTCCGTGCCCGCCCCGTCCGAACGAAAGGTGGTTCTGTACCGGAACGGCTCCGTGTACTCTGCAGCCGATCCGCTGGCCACCGCCATGGTGGTGGACGGCGACACTGTCGCGTGGGTGGGCTCCGAACAGGCAGCATCCTCCATCGCAGACTCCTCCATGGAGATCATTGATCTTCACGGTGCCCTCGTTGCGCCCGGATTTGTGGACTCGCACGTCCACCTCACGGAGACCGGCATTGCGTTGGATGGGCTTCAACTCGGCAATGTCCGCTCCGCACGGCAACTCCTCGACGCGGTGGCTGCTTCCCGGGGTGAAGGCCCGGTCCTGGGCCACGGCTGGGACGAGTCCGTCTGGGAAGACCCAGCCCTGCCCACAGTCCACGAACTGGAACAGGCCGCCGGGGGCCGGCATGTCTTCCTGTCGCGGGTGGACGCGCATTCAGCCCTGGTTTCCGCCTCACTTGTTGCCGACGCCGGAATCACCGGCCTGGACGGTTATGGTTCGGGGACACAGGTCTTCCGGGCTGCTCACACGGCTGCACGCCAGGCAGCGCGGCGGCTGCCCGAATCGAGTGTCCGCGGCTACCAGCAGCGCGCGCTCACGGAAGCCGCTGCGAACGGCTACGTGGCCGTCGCAGAGATGGCCGCGCCGCACATCAGCGGGCTCGAGGACCTTCGCCTCGCCGGCGCTTGGAACACCGACGCGGCCGGACGTGCCATGCCTGAGGTCCTGCCCTACTGGGGCGAACTGGCAACCTCGGAGGAGCACGCGCGGGAACTTTTGGCCGGGCTGGGTGTGCCTGTCCGCGGTCTTGCCGGCGACCTGAACATCGACGGTTCCCTGGGTTCCCGGACGGCCGCGCTGCGGGCGGACTACGCCGACGCGCCGGGTGGGCGGGGAAACCTGTATGTCACGGCTGCCCAGGCCGCCGCCCATCTGGCAGCCTGCTCCCTCCTGGGAATCCAAGGCGGTTTCCACGTCATCGGTGACGCCGGCCTGGACGCCGTGCTGGAGGCCCTGGAGCTCGCCGCCGGTGAGGTGGGGGAGCAGAGGATCCGCGCTGCCGGCCACCGTTTCGAACATGTGGAATTGGCCGACGCCAGCGCGATCCAACAGCTCGCACGTTACGCCGTCACGGTCAGCGCCCAGCCACGCTTCGACGCCGCGTGGGGGAACGACGGCGGGATGTACCAGCAGCGACTCGGCGACCGCAGCGGGAACATGAACGCCTTTGCTTCGTTCTATTCGGCCGGGGTCCCCATTTCCTTCGGCAGCGACAGCCCGGTGACGCCGCTGCGGCCG
The window above is part of the Pseudarthrobacter sp. IC2-21 genome. Proteins encoded here:
- a CDS encoding amidohydrolase; its protein translation is MTERPSVPAPSERKVVLYRNGSVYSAADPLATAMVVDGDTVAWVGSEQAASSIADSSMEIIDLHGALVAPGFVDSHVHLTETGIALDGLQLGNVRSARQLLDAVAASRGEGPVLGHGWDESVWEDPALPTVHELEQAAGGRHVFLSRVDAHSALVSASLVADAGITGLDGYGSGTQVFRAAHTAARQAARRLPESSVRGYQQRALTEAAANGYVAVAEMAAPHISGLEDLRLAGAWNTDAAGRAMPEVLPYWGELATSEEHARELLAGLGVPVRGLAGDLNIDGSLGSRTAALRADYADAPGGRGNLYVTAAQAAAHLAACSLLGIQGGFHVIGDAGLDAVLEALELAAGEVGEQRIRAAGHRFEHVELADASAIQQLARYAVTVSAQPRFDAAWGNDGGMYQQRLGDRSGNMNAFASFYSAGVPISFGSDSPVTPLRPWSSVRACLEHHNEAERISARAAFLGHTRAGWRAAKHHNPMAGQLVPGAPASFAVWDVEELMVQVADGRVQSWSTDPRARTPLLPALDTGSDPVCLQTVRDGQELYSSPALRS
- a CDS encoding DEAD/DEAH box helicase, which codes for MSSISGPLSPSESYRASAERTAEARTYLGGFVRTLDFELDEFQRLACRSLQEGRGVLVAAPTGAGKTIVGEFAIYLALERHLKAFYTTPIKALSNQKFTELAEKYGAENVGLLTGDTSINGDAPVVVMTTEVLRNMLYADSATLDDLGFVVMDEVHYLADRFRGAVWEEVIIHLPSEVQVVSLSATVSNAEEFGAWLDTVRGDTDIIVSEHRPVPLWQHVMVGREIVDLFAGETTFDEIAPPADAETGTPLAVREATEPGRGLPLRDGGAGPGFEVNPDLLAMARSESQDSFRGRFGHGGRSQRRQHKQRSDARAPQGSQPGAARRASRSQVIASLDRQDLLPAITFIFSRAGCDAAVAQCVSSGLWLTTEKEQRIIAGRVDEAAQDIPSDDLDVLGFWTWREGLLRGFAAHHAGMLPTFKEVVEKLFVEGLVKAVFATETLALGVNMPARSVVLEKLDKFNGEAHVDITAGEYTQLTGRAGRRGIDVEGHAVVLWQPGTDPAAVAGLASRRTYPLNSSFRPTYNMSINLLAQFGRTRAREILESSFAQFQADRSVVGLAKQVRSREESLAGYAKSMTCHLGDFTEYARLRRELSDAENITSRTKSRARKSLNEDSLARLMPGDVVDVPGGRAPGLAVVLSSDHSGREPRPAVLTLDNQLRRIGTEDLEGPISPLTRIRIPKAFNAKVPKSRRDLASSARNALRENRPPAPGRSTDFGLGSVTPTQEKRISELRRALRAHPCHGCSEREDHARWSERWWKLRRETDGLIRQIQGRTNTIAKTFDRVCDVLSAYGYLEAGTDGRLSISTDGQRLRRIYGEKDLLISQSLRLGAFDDLDAVEVAALASVLVYQAKREDRGLRPRMPSIALESSVDLVVREWSALEDVEEQNKLPLTGEPELGLVWPMYKWAKGRHLQEVLNGTDLAAGDFVRWVKQVIDLLDQLAKIPGLDPRLARLCSEAISLIRRGVVAYSSVL
- the tatA gene encoding Sec-independent protein translocase subunit TatA; this encodes MGRLFDGPWPIVIIIVVALLLFAAPKLPAMARSLGQSMRIIKSEVKEMKNDGKTDATDTESGPVEGKVVNHPHPNPAPTQHGEPTNGTDVPPSNRA
- the tatC gene encoding twin-arginine translocase subunit TatC; the protein is MALWDHLKELKNRLIKSAIAVVLAAVGGWFLYDPVVSSLSAPLISIAHETGRTAVLNFATIADPFAFKIQIAIQIGLVISSPVWIYQVWAFITPGLTRKERGYTLGFMAAAVPLFLAGVYVAWLVFPTVVRALLQFTPQTGANNISATDYLTFATQMLLILGVSFLVPVILVGINMAGVVRGRTILKAWRIIVFLVFVLAALAAPGTDALSMFLLAAPLLVLFFAAIGLCIFNDKRRDKRQAKRVAETDATADIATPGSELKNL